In one Ictalurus furcatus strain D&B chromosome 10, Billie_1.0, whole genome shotgun sequence genomic region, the following are encoded:
- the ap3d1 gene encoding AP-3 complex subunit delta-1 isoform X2 produces MALKIVKGSIDRMFDKNLQDLVRGIRNHKEDEAKYISTCIDEIKQELKQDNIAVKANAVCKLTYLQMLGYDVSWAAFNIVEVMSSSKFTFKRIGYLAASQCFHEGTDVIMLTTNQIRKDLSSPNQYDTGVALTGLSCFVTPDLARDLANDIMTLMSHTKPYIRKKAVLIMYKVFLKYPESLRPAFPRLKEKLEDPDPGVQSAAVNVICELARRNPKNYLSLAPLFFKLMTSSTNNWVLIKIIKLFGALTPLEPRLGKKLIEPLTNLIHSTSAMSLLYECVNTVIAVLISLSSGMPNHSASIQLCVQKLRILIEDSDQNLKYLGLLAMSKILKTHPKSVQSHKDLILQCLDDKDESIRLRALDLLYGMVSKKNLMEIVKKLMLHVDKAEGTTYRDELLTKIIDICSQSNYQYITNFEWYISILVELTRLEGTRHGHLIASQMLDVAIRVKAIRAFAVAQMAMLLDNAHLLTGNTQRNGICEVLYASAWICGEFSEHLEDPMQTLEAMLRPKVATLPGHIQAVYVQNAAKLFSTLLQKHEGTEDTQVAQEAGQLLIERLPVFVQSANLEVQERASCILQLVKYIQKLQQKDVEVAEEVSALFAGELNPVAPKAQKKVPVPDGLDLDAWINEPPSESESEDEKPKTLFAKEESKHSRPRHTEVDEKELARRREVRKQEQANNPFYIKSSPSTQKVYQDTPGVEHIPVVQIDLSVPLKVPGMPMSDQYLKLEEERRQKEKADKKKKEKKKKKEKRGKGKRADSGPESEEDITPAHHVDIVTEEMPENALPSDDDDKDPNDPHKALDIDLDKPLADSEKLPVRTHRPDAVKSPGTDEDRESVRLEPKKRSSKEKKEKKKDKDKDRKKSKEEEKKKKKKKHKNDVEEEPVEPPLENPEQSEETSVVAAPPTSTSAEASDLDFWLSSAAVPPPAKEATVPPSAPAPETSVAAAPDSESDEPKDEEPEEVKTSKHKKKKQKKEKEKDEKEKKKKKRHHHHHHHSEGDGRDSVQNGTMEEEEPLPPMSNYCLLAENMYIKMVYDIQGNLQDGSQVMVSVIFENKSNSFLKSMEFNVLDSLNSKLQRPAGAGPHDGLVVPFQLPPGVSNEARFVFSVQSIVMPQKLKGTLTFIVKSEDSSTHEKLDFKLHFTCTSYLITTPCYSDAYAKLLESGDLKSSSLKLEGVNMPFHHLLARICFHHHFSVVERIDSCASMYSRSIQGHHVCLLVKTADQTVSIDAKCDEPSLLGNVLDEIKQTFSQC; encoded by the exons ATGGCTTTGAAGATCGTTAAAGGGAGCATCGATCGGATGTTCGATAAAAACCTTCAGGACTTAGTACGTGGCATTAGGAACCACAAGGAAGATGAG GCCAAATACATCTCTACATGCATCGACGAGATCAAGCAGGAACTCAAACAGGACAACATTGCTGTCAAAGCCAATGCAGTGTGCAAGCTCACCTAC ttgCAGATGCTTGGATATGATGTTAGCTGGGCTGCATTCAACATCGTTGAGGTGATGAGCTCTTCCAAATTCACCTTCAAG CGAATTGGTTACCTGGCTGCCTCCCAGTGCTTCCATGAAGGCACTGATGTCATCATGCtgacaaccaatcagattcgcaAG GACCTCAGCAGTCCAAATCAGTATGACACTGGTGTGGCTCTGACTGGCCTCTCCTGCTTTGTGACCCCTGACCTGGCCCGTGACCTGGCCAACGACATTATGACTTTG atgtcTCACACTAAGCCATACATTAGGAAGAAGGCTGTGCTTATCATGTATAAAGTGTTCCTGAAGTACCCCGAGTCCCTGCGCCCTGCCTTCCCTCGTCTCAAAGAGAAACTGGAGGACCCTGATCCAG GTGTCCAGTCAGCAGCCGTTAATGTTATCTGTGAGTTGGCCAGAAGAAACCCCAAGAACTACCTGTCCTTGGCCCCCCTTTTCTTTAAGCTGATGACCTCCTCTACCAACAACTGGGTTCTCATCAAGATCATCAAACTG TTTGGTGCCCTCACCCCTCTGGAGCCTCGTCTAGGGAAGAAGCTGATTGAGCCCTTAACTAACCTCATCCACAG TACCTCGGCCATGTCGCTGCTATATGAGTGTGTAAACACAGTGATTGCAG TGTTGATTTCTCTGTCCTCTGGGATGCCCAACCACAGTGCTAGCATTCAG CTCTGTGTGCAGAAACTGCGAATCCTGATCGAAGACTCGGACCAGAACT TGAAATACTTGGGTCTGCTGGCTATGTCCAAGATCCTTAAGACGCACCCGAAGTCTGTGCAGTCGCACAAGGACCTGATCCTGCAGTGTCTGGATGACAAGGACGAGTCCATCCGACTGAGAGCTCTGGATCTTCTCTACGGCATG GTCTCTAAGAAGAACCTGATGGAGATTGTAAAGAAGCTGATGCTGCATGTAGATAAGGCTGAAGGCACCACGTATAGGGATGAGCTGCTAACCAAGATAATCGACATTTGCAGCCAGAGCAATTACCAATACATCACTAACTTTGAGTG GTACATTAGCATTCTGGTGGAGCTAACACGGCTTGAGGGCACTCGTCATGGTCATCTCATTGCCTCTCAGATGCTGGATGTGGCCATCCGTGTGAAGGCCATCAGAGCGTTTGCTGTGGCGCAGATGGCCATGCTGTTGGATAACGCACATCTGCTGACAGGCAACACACAGCGTAATGGCATCTGCGAAGTCCTCTATGCTTCTGCGTGGATCTGCGGGGAATTCTCTGA GCACCTGGAAGACCCCATGCAGACACTGGAGGCCATGTTACGGCCCAAAGTGGCAACTCTGCCAGGCCACATCCAGGCTGTCTATGTGCAGAATGCTGCGAAGCTGTTTTCAACATTGCTGCAGAAACATGAGGGGACAGAAGACACCCAGGTTGCCCAGGAGGCTGGCCAACTGCTCATAGAGAGACTCCCTGTGTTCGTCCAGAGTGCTAACCTGGAAGTGCAGGAGAGG GCATCATGCATTCTACAGCTGGTGAAATACATTCAGAAGCTGCAGCAGAAGGATGTGGAAGTAGCCGAGGAAGTATCTGCACTTTTTGCAGGAGAGCTTAATCCTGTGGCTCCTAAAGCTCAGAAGAAAGTGCCTGTGCCTGACGG ACTGGACCTGGATGCCTGGATCAATGAACCTCCATCTGAGAGCGAGTCTGAGGACGAGAAGCCCAAGACTTTGTTTGCTAAAGAGGAGTCCAAGCACTCTCGACCTCGCCACACTGAAGTGGACGAGAAAGAACTGGCAAGG AGAAGGGAAGTCAGGAAGCAGGAACAAGCCAACAACCCCTTCTACATTAAGTCCTCCCCATCCACTCAGAAG GTGTATCAGGACACGCCAGGTGTAGAGCATATTCCAGTGGTACAGATTGATCTCAGCGTGCCACTAAAAGTCCCAG GGATGCCCATGTCTGACCAGTACCTGAAGCTGGAGGAGGAGCGTCGGCAGAAGGAGAAAGcagacaagaagaagaaagagaaaaagaagaagaaagagaagcgtgggaaggggaagagagctGACTCGGGCCCTGAGAGTGAGGAAGATATCACACCTGCTCACCATGTGGACATAGTCACCGAGGAGATGCCAGAG AATGCCTTAccaagtgatgatgatgacaaagaCCCCAATGATCCACACAAAGCCCTGGACATTGATTTAGACAA GCCCCTGGCAGACAGTGAGAAGCTGCCGGTGAGGACACACCGCCCTGATGCTGTTAAGAGCCCTGGGACAGATGAAGACCGAGAGAGTGTCCGACTGGAGCCTAAGAAGAGGAGCAgcaaggagaagaaagagaagaagaaggacaagGATAAGGATAGGAAG aagagcaaagaagaagagaagaagaaaaagaagaagaaacacaaaaatgatGTGGAGGAAGAGCCGGTAGAGCCTCCCTTAGAAAATCCAGAGCAATCAGAAGAGACCAGCGTGGTGGCGGCCCCACCGACCTCCACGTCTGCCGAG GCCTCCGATTTGGATTTCTGGCTCTCTAGTGCTGCTGTTCCCCCACCTGCCAAG GAGGCAACGGTTCCACCATCGGCCCCAGCTCCTGAGACGAGCGTAGCTGCAGCCCCAGATTCTGAATCGGACGAGCCCAAAGATGAAGAACCCGAAGAGGTG AAAACGTCTAAACATaagaagaaaaagcagaagaaagaaaaagaaaaggatgaaaaggagaagaagaagaaaaagcgccatcaccatcaccaccaccacagtgAGGGAGACGGGAGGGACTCGGTACAAAATGGCACcatggaagaggaggagcctCTACCG CCCATGTCAAACTACTGTCTCCTGGCTGAAAACATGTACATTAAAATG GTGTACGATATTCAGGGAAATTTGCAAGATGGCAGTCAGGTCATGGTGTCGGTCATCTTTGAGAACAAGAGCAACAGTTTCCTGAAGTCCATGGAATTCAACGTTCTGGACTCCCTCAACTCAAAACTGCAGCGGCCGGCTGGAGCTGGACCTCATGATGGGCTCGTCGTTCCTTTCCAGCTGCCACCAG GGGTGTCAAATGAGGCCCGCTTTGTGTTCTCAGTGCAGAGCATTGTCATGCCTCAGAAACTGAAGGGAACCCTCACCTTCATAGTAAAG TCGGAAGATTCCTCAACCCATGAGAAACTGGACTTCAAACTGCACTTTACCTGCACATCATACCTAATCACAACTCCATGCTACAG TGATGCGTACGCCAAGCTGTTGGAGTCCGGGGACTTAAAGAGCAGCTCTCTGAAGCTGGAGGGAGTCAACATGCCTTTCCACCACCTGTTGGCTAGAATCTGCTTCCATCACCATTTCTCTG TTGTGGAGAGGATCGACTCCTGTGCCTCCATGTATAGCAGGTCAATCCAGGGTCACCATGTCTGTTTGCTGGTCAAAACC GCTGATCAGACCGTCTCCATTGATGCTAAATGTGATGAACCTTCACTGCTGGGGAATGTGCTGGACGAGATAAAGCAGACCTTCTCGCAATGTTGA
- the ap3d1 gene encoding AP-3 complex subunit delta-1 isoform X4, with product MALKIVKGSIDRMFDKNLQDLVRGIRNHKEDEAKYISTCIDEIKQELKQDNIAVKANAVCKLTYLQMLGYDVSWAAFNIVEVMSSSKFTFKRIGYLAASQCFHEGTDVIMLTTNQIRKDLSSPNQYDTGVALTGLSCFVTPDLARDLANDIMTLMSHTKPYIRKKAVLIMYKVFLKYPESLRPAFPRLKEKLEDPDPGVQSAAVNVICELARRNPKNYLSLAPLFFKLMTSSTNNWVLIKIIKLFGALTPLEPRLGKKLIEPLTNLIHSTSAMSLLYECVNTVIAVLISLSSGMPNHSASIQLCVQKLRILIEDSDQNLKYLGLLAMSKILKTHPKSVQSHKDLILQCLDDKDESIRLRALDLLYGMVSKKNLMEIVKKLMLHVDKAEGTTYRDELLTKIIDICSQSNYQYITNFEWYISILVELTRLEGTRHGHLIASQMLDVAIRVKAIRAFAVAQMAMLLDNAHLLTGNTQRNGICEVLYASAWICGEFSEHLEDPMQTLEAMLRPKVATLPGHIQAVYVQNAAKLFSTLLQKHEGTEDTQVAQEAGQLLIERLPVFVQSANLEVQERASCILQLVKYIQKLQQKDVEVAEEVSALFAGELNPVAPKAQKKVPVPDGLDLDAWINEPPSESESEDEKPKTLFAKEESKHSRPRHTEVDEKELARRREVRKQEQANNPFYIKSSPSTQKVYQDTPGVEHIPVVQIDLSVPLKVPGMPMSDQYLKLEEERRQKEKADKKKKEKKKKKEKRGKGKRADSGPESEEDITPAHHVDIVTEEMPENALPSDDDDKDPNDPHKALDIDLDKPLADSEKLPVRTHRPDAVKSPGTDEDRESVRLEPKKRSSKEKKEKKKDKDKDRKKSKEEEKKKKKKKHKNDVEEEPVEPPLENPEQSEETSVVAAPPTSTSAEEATVPPSAPAPETSVAAAPDSESDEPKDEEPEEVKTSKHKKKKQKKEKEKDEKEKKKKKRHHHHHHHSEGDGRDSVQNGTMEEEEPLPPMSNYCLLAENMYIKMVYDIQGNLQDGSQVMVSVIFENKSNSFLKSMEFNVLDSLNSKLQRPAGAGPHDGLVVPFQLPPGVSNEARFVFSVQSIVMPQKLKGTLTFIVKSEDSSTHEKLDFKLHFTCTSYLITTPCYSDAYAKLLESGDLKSSSLKLEGVNMPFHHLLARICFHHHFSVVERIDSCASMYSRSIQGHHVCLLVKTADQTVSIDAKCDEPSLLGNVLDEIKQTFSQC from the exons ATGGCTTTGAAGATCGTTAAAGGGAGCATCGATCGGATGTTCGATAAAAACCTTCAGGACTTAGTACGTGGCATTAGGAACCACAAGGAAGATGAG GCCAAATACATCTCTACATGCATCGACGAGATCAAGCAGGAACTCAAACAGGACAACATTGCTGTCAAAGCCAATGCAGTGTGCAAGCTCACCTAC ttgCAGATGCTTGGATATGATGTTAGCTGGGCTGCATTCAACATCGTTGAGGTGATGAGCTCTTCCAAATTCACCTTCAAG CGAATTGGTTACCTGGCTGCCTCCCAGTGCTTCCATGAAGGCACTGATGTCATCATGCtgacaaccaatcagattcgcaAG GACCTCAGCAGTCCAAATCAGTATGACACTGGTGTGGCTCTGACTGGCCTCTCCTGCTTTGTGACCCCTGACCTGGCCCGTGACCTGGCCAACGACATTATGACTTTG atgtcTCACACTAAGCCATACATTAGGAAGAAGGCTGTGCTTATCATGTATAAAGTGTTCCTGAAGTACCCCGAGTCCCTGCGCCCTGCCTTCCCTCGTCTCAAAGAGAAACTGGAGGACCCTGATCCAG GTGTCCAGTCAGCAGCCGTTAATGTTATCTGTGAGTTGGCCAGAAGAAACCCCAAGAACTACCTGTCCTTGGCCCCCCTTTTCTTTAAGCTGATGACCTCCTCTACCAACAACTGGGTTCTCATCAAGATCATCAAACTG TTTGGTGCCCTCACCCCTCTGGAGCCTCGTCTAGGGAAGAAGCTGATTGAGCCCTTAACTAACCTCATCCACAG TACCTCGGCCATGTCGCTGCTATATGAGTGTGTAAACACAGTGATTGCAG TGTTGATTTCTCTGTCCTCTGGGATGCCCAACCACAGTGCTAGCATTCAG CTCTGTGTGCAGAAACTGCGAATCCTGATCGAAGACTCGGACCAGAACT TGAAATACTTGGGTCTGCTGGCTATGTCCAAGATCCTTAAGACGCACCCGAAGTCTGTGCAGTCGCACAAGGACCTGATCCTGCAGTGTCTGGATGACAAGGACGAGTCCATCCGACTGAGAGCTCTGGATCTTCTCTACGGCATG GTCTCTAAGAAGAACCTGATGGAGATTGTAAAGAAGCTGATGCTGCATGTAGATAAGGCTGAAGGCACCACGTATAGGGATGAGCTGCTAACCAAGATAATCGACATTTGCAGCCAGAGCAATTACCAATACATCACTAACTTTGAGTG GTACATTAGCATTCTGGTGGAGCTAACACGGCTTGAGGGCACTCGTCATGGTCATCTCATTGCCTCTCAGATGCTGGATGTGGCCATCCGTGTGAAGGCCATCAGAGCGTTTGCTGTGGCGCAGATGGCCATGCTGTTGGATAACGCACATCTGCTGACAGGCAACACACAGCGTAATGGCATCTGCGAAGTCCTCTATGCTTCTGCGTGGATCTGCGGGGAATTCTCTGA GCACCTGGAAGACCCCATGCAGACACTGGAGGCCATGTTACGGCCCAAAGTGGCAACTCTGCCAGGCCACATCCAGGCTGTCTATGTGCAGAATGCTGCGAAGCTGTTTTCAACATTGCTGCAGAAACATGAGGGGACAGAAGACACCCAGGTTGCCCAGGAGGCTGGCCAACTGCTCATAGAGAGACTCCCTGTGTTCGTCCAGAGTGCTAACCTGGAAGTGCAGGAGAGG GCATCATGCATTCTACAGCTGGTGAAATACATTCAGAAGCTGCAGCAGAAGGATGTGGAAGTAGCCGAGGAAGTATCTGCACTTTTTGCAGGAGAGCTTAATCCTGTGGCTCCTAAAGCTCAGAAGAAAGTGCCTGTGCCTGACGG ACTGGACCTGGATGCCTGGATCAATGAACCTCCATCTGAGAGCGAGTCTGAGGACGAGAAGCCCAAGACTTTGTTTGCTAAAGAGGAGTCCAAGCACTCTCGACCTCGCCACACTGAAGTGGACGAGAAAGAACTGGCAAGG AGAAGGGAAGTCAGGAAGCAGGAACAAGCCAACAACCCCTTCTACATTAAGTCCTCCCCATCCACTCAGAAG GTGTATCAGGACACGCCAGGTGTAGAGCATATTCCAGTGGTACAGATTGATCTCAGCGTGCCACTAAAAGTCCCAG GGATGCCCATGTCTGACCAGTACCTGAAGCTGGAGGAGGAGCGTCGGCAGAAGGAGAAAGcagacaagaagaagaaagagaaaaagaagaagaaagagaagcgtgggaaggggaagagagctGACTCGGGCCCTGAGAGTGAGGAAGATATCACACCTGCTCACCATGTGGACATAGTCACCGAGGAGATGCCAGAG AATGCCTTAccaagtgatgatgatgacaaagaCCCCAATGATCCACACAAAGCCCTGGACATTGATTTAGACAA GCCCCTGGCAGACAGTGAGAAGCTGCCGGTGAGGACACACCGCCCTGATGCTGTTAAGAGCCCTGGGACAGATGAAGACCGAGAGAGTGTCCGACTGGAGCCTAAGAAGAGGAGCAgcaaggagaagaaagagaagaagaaggacaagGATAAGGATAGGAAG aagagcaaagaagaagagaagaagaaaaagaagaagaaacacaaaaatgatGTGGAGGAAGAGCCGGTAGAGCCTCCCTTAGAAAATCCAGAGCAATCAGAAGAGACCAGCGTGGTGGCGGCCCCACCGACCTCCACGTCTGCCGAG GAGGCAACGGTTCCACCATCGGCCCCAGCTCCTGAGACGAGCGTAGCTGCAGCCCCAGATTCTGAATCGGACGAGCCCAAAGATGAAGAACCCGAAGAGGTG AAAACGTCTAAACATaagaagaaaaagcagaagaaagaaaaagaaaaggatgaaaaggagaagaagaagaaaaagcgccatcaccatcaccaccaccacagtgAGGGAGACGGGAGGGACTCGGTACAAAATGGCACcatggaagaggaggagcctCTACCG CCCATGTCAAACTACTGTCTCCTGGCTGAAAACATGTACATTAAAATG GTGTACGATATTCAGGGAAATTTGCAAGATGGCAGTCAGGTCATGGTGTCGGTCATCTTTGAGAACAAGAGCAACAGTTTCCTGAAGTCCATGGAATTCAACGTTCTGGACTCCCTCAACTCAAAACTGCAGCGGCCGGCTGGAGCTGGACCTCATGATGGGCTCGTCGTTCCTTTCCAGCTGCCACCAG GGGTGTCAAATGAGGCCCGCTTTGTGTTCTCAGTGCAGAGCATTGTCATGCCTCAGAAACTGAAGGGAACCCTCACCTTCATAGTAAAG TCGGAAGATTCCTCAACCCATGAGAAACTGGACTTCAAACTGCACTTTACCTGCACATCATACCTAATCACAACTCCATGCTACAG TGATGCGTACGCCAAGCTGTTGGAGTCCGGGGACTTAAAGAGCAGCTCTCTGAAGCTGGAGGGAGTCAACATGCCTTTCCACCACCTGTTGGCTAGAATCTGCTTCCATCACCATTTCTCTG TTGTGGAGAGGATCGACTCCTGTGCCTCCATGTATAGCAGGTCAATCCAGGGTCACCATGTCTGTTTGCTGGTCAAAACC GCTGATCAGACCGTCTCCATTGATGCTAAATGTGATGAACCTTCACTGCTGGGGAATGTGCTGGACGAGATAAAGCAGACCTTCTCGCAATGTTGA